Genomic segment of Oncorhynchus nerka isolate Pitt River linkage group LG10, Oner_Uvic_2.0, whole genome shotgun sequence:
GAGAAATAACACCTTTACTCATGTCATGTGCGATTCTGTCACTGAGTTGACACTTTTTGTCCTCCATTTTTAACTTCTCCTTCGTTCGTTTCACTCGTTACTTGACAGGAGTCTTCTCAAATCAGTGGAGGAGGAGCTTAAGCAGAGGTGAGTTAGGCCACGCCCCACAGGACTCCACCTGCAACTGCTCTGGTTTTTGATTTGCTGACGCGCCCTAACCGCGCCCACCCCAGCAGCCAATCAGTGTTAACGCAGGACTAATCCAGCCAATCAGTGTCAAGCTAAATGTATCTGCTCTGACTGCTGCGTTATGGCTTGATTATGTTGTGTCCATTGTTGTTCAATGCTTAGTCAGTGCAGGCTGCCCAGTAAGATCACCTGACACCGTGAGCTTCAACAAAGCATGACTTATACACTGACTTAATTACTTAGTATAAGCCTTATCTAGTTACATAGTCTATATTGAAATCCCCCAGCCCTACATGTAAAATTAGCTAAATATAGTATTAAGGTTTAGTAAGACATATATTCCTATTTGGTTTAATTATATAGCAATGTAGTTCTTTAGTTATGCTGTACCTTTATGTAGTTTAAGTGTCATTATGTTACCCTAGTCGTGTAGTTGAGTTAATTTCCccttgtctcagtgtctcctcccaGTGGGTGAAAGAGGAGAGCAGCTTCATTTTGCCTCTTGGCCTCTTTGCCTTGctgtgagccccccccccccaatctccTCAGGTCACATTTAGAGACTGATTATGGTGAAACTCAACTGTAAGTCGTGTTTTAGTCCATCCGCCCTCTCTGAGGAGGAAGGAGGCTACCTCTTCCAGTTTCATTCACACATCTTCATGCTGCATTCCACTACACGCCCGTGCTGTGCCTTTAGTGCCCTCCTGTGCTCCCTCCTTGGCCAAAAACACCTCTCCGTCCATCTCTGCGCCTCCAGTATCCCTGTTTCCTCCCACAGTGGAGTTTGATCTTCGGACTCAGACTTGGGTCTTGTTCATTAACGCAGTAGAGCAGAACTATCTAAAAGTTTCTGACACGTTTCATGTTGTTTCCTCTAAGCAGTCTAGCTGACTGTGCATCGTCTTCCATCTGTGAGATAATGAATGGGATTGTTGTCATGTTTGGGTTCTATTGTCAGACTGTGCGTTGCcgtaacccctgacccctgccgTTCCTTATCTGTTTCTTCGTGTGTGTTCATCATTCTGTGACACCTGCTTCCATGCTTGTTGATCTCAGTGTGTGTTCATACCACCTGTTTGCCGTCTGTTTCCAATGTGGGTTCTCGCTGCTTGTATATCCTTACTGTTGACATGGTTGTCTTGGGGTCCATCCAATCCCCAACCCTCTGGTTAAACCCAGTGCTACTTGGTTTGTGTTCTCTCATGGTGACGTTGATCTTGTGACTCATTTTGATTGGTGCCCTGTCTGTGCCTGTAGTGATTGAGGGGTTGATAGTGTTCTCTGATTGATGCCATGTCTATGTCCGTCATGATTGAGTGGTATCTGATTGGAtcacactgtacatacacattACATTGACTGGGCTTTTGGGATATCCTGTTCAAGGGAATGCTAACATCTTGTGTGTCAGTTGTCTTATGGTGTTTTCGGGGGTTGACAGACCTTTGTTGTCTTTACCCACAACTGCCCTGTTGTCTAAAACTACGTTGTGTTACTTAGTTGTCTAACACTGTGTTGTGATAGGAGACCATGTTGTTAGTGATagtctgtcactgtgtctgtcatTCTGTGTTAACACTTATTGTGACAACATTGTTATATAACTGTCAATATGTGGAACCTTCTGAATTTTGTCACTGTCTTACAAAACTAACCCTACCTCAATCTCTTTCCCTCTAGCAAACACAGTACCATCATGAGGCCGAAAGTCCCACCCCCACTTCCCCCCAAGGTAGGACCACCAGCATATATCATACAGCATGCAGCATTTTGGAGCACGATCAAACAACCAAGACTACTATTTAGTGGAAAGGACCCTCGAGCAAAAATCAGTGTTGCATACATCAATATTTTCTCTCAAAGCTAATTCAAACTATTGACATTACATTTGTAAGATGGGCAGCAGAGCTTGACAAATTAGGAATAAAAGGGCAAGCATTAATCAACCTCTAGAGATTGTCTACCTTTctgctgtctttgtctctcttactctctgtctctgtgtctcctctctccattttctcccactctccctccagccCAAATCTATCTGTCCGCCCCAGGAGAGCCCGTCCCAGGGAGAGGATGATGTAGGCGGAGGGGGGACCATCAAGCGCTGCCCCGTACCCGAGAGCCCCGCCCGACCTGCCTCAAATGTACCCCCCCGCCCTCCACCCCCACGCCTGCCCCCCCACAGACGCAGTAGCCTAGGTAACGAGAGTACACAGAGCCAGGCTGGCTCAGAGCCCGAGGGGAATGATGCTGGGAGCTTTAGGCATTTCTGGGAGTGGCTTCATGCCCCACACACGGAAGAGGAGTTGGAAGAtgtgttggaggaggaggaagaagagagtaaGGCCGGCCGATTGGTAGCCCCGTAGACGTCACTCCTCCCTGATTGGTTGTTAGTCCCATCAATCAGCGTCTGTAGCGTCTcgcaccttctctctctccctccctccccctttcctctgtctgtctctctgtctgtggatGTATACAgttccttcggaaagtattcagaccccttgtccttttccacattttgttacgttacagactgtattaaatgtattaaattaaataaaaatcctcagcagGCTACACacgacatgatttgtaaaggcacacacctgtctatataaaggccCCATAGTTGACagggcatgtcagagcagaaaccaagccatgtccatagagctcctagacaggattgtgccgaggcacatatctggggaagggtaccaaaaaaatgtctgcaccattgaaggaccccaagaacacagtggcctccatcattcttaaatggaagaagtttggaaccaccaagactcttcctagagctggccaccggtcaaactgagcaatcaagggagaagggcgttggtcaggaggtgaccaagaacccgatggaatccgaatgtccttgagtggcccagccagagcccagacttcaacccgatcgaacatctctggcgagacctgaaaatatctgtgcagcaacactctccatccaacctgacagacctccccaaatataggtgtgccaagtttgtagcgtcatacccaagaagactcgaggctgtaatcgctgccaaacgtgcttcaacaaagtgctgagtaagggtctgaatacttatgtaaatgtgatttttcagtTTATTTTTACAAATTTGCACCAAAAAAATACGAAAATAgagtttttgctttatcattatagggtattctgtgtagattgatgagggggggggtcaatttaatacattttagaatatggctgtaacgtaacaaaatgtggaaaaagtcaagagctctgaatactttctgagtgcAGTGTTGTGTTGCTGCAGTCATGTGACTTTGTCTGTAACCAatctcctgcctcctctctcccattgTTGATATCACATGTTGTCCATGATCAATCCAAATGTAATGGAACTCTCAGCTCAGTGTGTTAGCATGATCGAATCATTTAGTTTGAGAGATGTCCCACTCTTGTAATCCTAACCAAATATATTCCATTAATACTGACTAGTAGTAATTCGATTTTAGCATATGTGTGTACGTCTCAGTAGAACACTCACACCAACATTTAAcattttaacatttaagtcatttagcagacgctcttatccagagcgacttacaaattggtgcattcaccttatgacctccagtggaacagtagtgcatctaaatcttttcaggggggggggtgagagggattactttatccaacCATTGAGCTACTGTCttcaggcagcccaattctgagcTTTTTCCACTCATTTGTCTTTTGACCTCAGACTGCTCTTTTGCTTATAATTGGGCTAAAGATCCGAATTagactgcctgtgtaaatgccgCTTTAATCTCATGCGTGtgaaataccacacacacacacacacacagaggcatgcACACACTTACCGAGGTAAGTGTAATAAACATGTCTCCTGCTGCAGGTAATGGATTGAGCTCTCACCAGAatggagagaaggacagtgctGCAGAGAGGCAGTCCACCATGCCCCCTAGTGTCCCCATACGGAAAGACAAGAAGGACATTCCCGTAATGCCACCAGATCCCGCACACTCTCCTTATTAACACTGACATTTCAATACATTCCTTTCACACTCGGGCATCACCATACTGATTATTATTAAAGCCAGTAAACCATTTATCTAAATCGAATGTGGACCAGTGATCATTGACcttatctgtgtctctctgtatgcATCTCCAGAAGCCAATCAGTAATGGTCTCCCACCCACACCCAAGGTCCATGTGAGTATGATGCCGCCTTTACAGACACACCAACTTACTGAAACATTATGAATCCAAGTCAACTATGGTGTTGACCTCCTAAAATGGAGCTTTCAAAACAAGACATTTCAAGAAAAGATTACTATTGTGTTTGGCTTCCCTCTAACTGTCCAACCGCCATCGTTCTTGCTCCTCAGATGGGGGCCTGTTTCTCCAAGGTGTTCAACGGCTGCCCGTTGAAAATCCACTGTGCCACATCCTGGATCAACCCAGACACCAGAGGTAGGACACTGGGAAAACAACGTAGCCTATCAGTGACTTGGGTGTCACTTTTTACAGCTTTATTGTTATGACTTATTGGATGAATCATTGCCATGATGATGATTTTGATTAAAGGggtacttcaggattttggcaatgaagtactttatctacttccccagagtcagatgggtaCCAAGTCATggatactgtttttatttttgcatccagtatgaaggaagttagaggtactTTTTTGCGAGTCAATGCTAAGTAacattagcacaatgactggaagtctctagtatctactagcatgctagcagttacCATGGGTggccagtcattgcgctaacgctagttagcaattgtGCTGATGCTCGTCATAAACTTCCTTTAAGCTGCACGCAGAGACATGTTtttatccacgagttcatctatGTCTGggaaagtagataaagggcttcattgtcaaaatcctgaagtatcccgtTAACACGACTAATTGGCTCTTTTGTTTCAGACCAATATTTGATATTTGGTGCTGAGGAGGGGATCTACACTTTGAACCTGAATGAACTGCACGAGACGTCAATGGAGCAGGTTTGTTCTTTTCTCTTCTGGTTGAAGAAACATCTTGCTCACAATGCTTTTTTTTCCTCAATGGAGGATTCTGAATGTTGTATTCAAATCTTCATTGGCTCTCTCAATCTCCTTCTGTCCCCAGCTCTTTCCCCGGCGTTGCACTTGGCTTTATGTTATGAACAACTGCTTGCTCTCTATATCTGGTAAGACTATCTTGGACCTATAGTGTCTTACTTTGATGTTTGTTCTGTATTTATGAATGGTTTTGCAGTAGTAGGGGTAATGTGCTGCTCTGACATTTTGACATTTCTCTGCCATAAAGGTACACATTTAAGAGGCACTTCAAAACTTTTACTCTGGAAAATTGAGGCAGGGATTTCTCTGTTTAAATGGTGTCTGCCCTTTTCCCAAAAATATAATCTTGCCCTGTAAGATGTGTTTTGGAAGCAgaccttttattttatttttggggTCATAAATTGCCTTTTTAAAGGTTTAGAACTCCAGTTGAAAATCATTTTTTGTTATTGCTTCAGGAAAAGCCTCCCAGCTCTACTCTCATAACGTAGCTGGTCTGTTCGAGCATGCCCGGCAAATGCAGAAGTTACCCATGGCCATTCCTACACACAAACTCCCGGACAAGATGATTCCACGGTAGGATATGTGAAGTATTTTCATTCATTTGGGTTTGAACTTGGGGTGTTTATCGGGATACATATAAAACTGAGCTCTGTCCCTTATGATCCTTGTAGGAAGTTTGCCGTATCTAATAAGATTCCAGACACAAAAGGTTGCCAAAAGTGCTGTGTAGGTGAGTGCTCAGGAAGGTGGATCACCCTTACGAATCTGTGCACACACTACCagaagtcgctttggataaacgcgtctgctaaatggcatatattatcaACATTCTTGACTTGCAGGTACAATTAAATAAGAGAAGTTGAGGATAGTTCAGAATAATGCACAAGACATATTGATAGAGTATAGCTCAGAGTTCAAAGACCGGTTGTGAGAGACCTtgaatgtgtttgtttgtgtgcagtgAGGAACCCATACAGCGGTCACAAGTACCTGTGTGGAGCGTTCCAGTCCAGTGTGGTTCTGCTGGAGTGGGTGGAGCCCATGCAGAAGTTCATGCTCATCAAGGTCAGTCAGTGTTTGGGGCAGTTCAGGTCATTCTGGGGCAGATTGACTGAGGATGACTTATGGGATATAATGGACCCTATCTGGCTTGGATAACCAAATGCAGTCCTGTTCAGACAGCTTATTAGATTGGCTAAAGTAGCGTGCGAACATTGCTTGTCTTTCTGGTGTGTAACGGCATGCTAAATCTATCTCCTTTGGTCTCTCCTGTAGAACATCGACTTCCCCCTGCCCTGTCCTCTGGAGGTGTTTGAGATGCTGGTGGTACCAGAGCAGCAGTACCCTCTCATCTGTGTGGCCGTCAGCAAGGGCACCGAGCTCAGCCAAGTGGTCCGCTTCGGAACGGTCAACCCCAACTCAACATCCTCCTGGTTCACAGAGGCTGGTCAGTGGAAGGTGGTCATCGCagcaatgatgatgatgatcttcATTAGGGCGATGATTGTTTCTAATGAGTTGTTTTTCTGTCCCCTCAGATACGCCCCAGACGTGTGTCATCCACGTCACCCAGTTGGAGAGGGACACCATATTAGTTTGTCTCGACAGTAAGTTTTACCTCCCGGCAACAACTTGACTAACCCAAATAATCATTTTATTCTCAAATGACAAATTCCAGCTTCTGCATAAGTAAATGAAAGCATGAACTACTTTCTCTGCTCAGGGTGTATAAAGATCGTGAACCTACAGGGACGGTTGAAGTCAAGCAGGAAGTTATCTTCTGAGCTGACGTTTAACTTCCAGATCGAGGCGATAGGTACGTTTCCATAACCACGGCATTCACACTTCTCTAGacgctagagacagacagacagacagacagacagacagacagacagacagacagacagacagacagacagacagacagacagacagacagacagacagacagacagacagacagacagacagacagacagacagacagacagacagacagacagacagacagacgctagagacagacacaggcagacactatagacacaggcagacacactatagacacaggcagacacactatagacagacacactatactatagacacacactgtactataGACTGcactatactatagacagacacactatactatagacacacactgtactataGACTGCACTATACCCAAAGACACCAAAGACTGAGTCCTGTGGTGCTGAAGACATATTTTTCCATCTGTGTGTACGTCTCTACGCAGAAAGATAATTCGATGTCCTAAGAATGTTTTTTATGTGAAGCATTTCTCAGCTCGTGTCTGTGCTTTTTGTGGTCAGTGTAACATCCACGCGTCTTTGCAGTGTGTCTCCAAGATAGCGTTCTGGCGTTTTGGAGGCATGGTATGCAAGGGCGGAGTTTCAAGACCAATGAGGTAAGTGGAGGACGTGTAGGTGGGTGGCTGTCTGAGAGGAGTGGTTTGTTTGTGTACACTAGAGGGTGACTTTCCTCTGTCATGTCCCGGTCCTGTTTATAACAACAATGATCCTGTTGTATGTGTTTCAATATGATCTTAAATGATACTTTGTCTGTCGGCACCCCAGATCACCCAGGAGATCTCTGATAACACACGGATCTTCAGACTGCTGGGATCTGACAGGTGAGTACTGTAAGAGGGTCCAAGATGCTCAAGGTCACcttacctgacacacacacatacacacacacacacacatacagtgctaaatgacttaaatgtaatgtaatgtaatacacacacacacacacatacacacacacacacacacacagacttacaTACTTTGATCCCTTTCACTTTTACACTCGCAATGATATTTTTTAGAAATTTTTCTCTTTTAGATATTTCACTTTTACATTGGCGATAACATTAACATGGATGTCGTCATGATGCCCAGTTTGTTTTCAAATGACCTGCTTCAGTAGTATAGAACCCTGATCGCCTGAAGTCTTTGGTGTTGGTTGTGTTAGTTGTTGGTTGTATGCATGCTTGCTTGTCTCTTAATTGCTTGTTTGATTTTGTGAATGAAGAAACTCTCAGCACGACAGTTCAGGGCAGGagggagccgccagtctgcccaggtATACTCACTTCTCCCTGGGTCACACCAGGTCTCGTCTAGCCTACAGACTCTCTGATCTATGGATGTCCCCTGTGGGGACCCTTGTTTTCATTCTGcctgtatgagtgtgtgggttGGTTTTCTGTTTTCTTGGGTCAGTAACTACTTTGTTACAGCACGTTGACCCTATTCACATGATGGAATTTGTCTATGGGGCTTGAGTATGCAATAAGTAGGATCTGGTGTGTGTTGAGGGGTGTGGGGTCTGTTGGtgtgaaaaagttttttctgtgtGTGAGGCTTACATCCTTAACCCCCTGGTCCCCTCTACGACCATATACTTTCACAGTGTGAGTCTGATCTGAACTTGCCCCCACTGTGTTTCAGAGTGGTGGTGCTGGAAAGCAGGCCGACAGACAACCCCACAGCACCGAGCAACCTCTACATCCTGGCTGGACATGAGAACAGCTACTGATCAAACCGCACAGCATCCTGGGAACACAAGTcactacagacacagacactacagacacagacactacatACACAGGCACTAGagacacagacactacagacacagacagtagagacactagagacacaaacactagagacactagagacacagacactagagacagacagacagacatacgctagagacagacagacactagagacagacagacactagagacagacagacactagagacagacagacactagagacagacagacactagagacagacagacactagagacagacagacactagagacagacagacactagagacatacagacactagagacatacagacactagagacatacagacagacactagaaacatacagacagacactagagacatacagacagacactagagacatacagacagacactagagacatacagacggacactagagacatacagacagacactagagacagacagacagacactagagacaagacagacagacaccagagacatacactagagacagacagacagacactagagacagacagacactagagacatacagacactagagacatacagacactagagacatacagacagacactagaaacatacagacagacactagagacatacagacagacactagagacatacagacagacactagagacatacagacagacactagagacatacagacagacactagagacatacagacagacactagagacagacagacagacactagagacaagacagacagacaccagagacatacactagagacagacagacagacactagagacagacactcagacagacacactagagacagacagacagacactagagacagacactcagacagacacactagagacagacactcagacagacactagagacagacagacagacacaagagacagacagacagacactagagacagacagacagacagacactagagacagacagacactagagacagacagacactagagacagacagacagacactagagacagacactcagacagacactagagacagacagaagctagagacagacagaagctagagacagacagaagctagagacagacagacagacactagacagacagacagacagacagacagacagacagacagacagacagacagacagacagacagacagacagacacgctaGAGAAAGaccgacagacacagacacgctacagacagacacagacacgctagagacagacagacagacagacagacagacgctagagacagacagacagacgctagagacagacagacagacagacactagagacagacagacagacactagagacagacagacagacactagagacagacactagagacagacactagagacagacagacacacccacTATAGACAGACACACCCactatagacagacacacacacactactatagacagacagatacacacacactactatagacagtcacacacacactactatagacagacagatacacacacactactatagacagacagatacatacacactactatagacagacacacacactactatagacagacacacacactactatagacagacacacacactactttagacagacacacacactatactatagacagacagacacactatactatagacagacagacacactatactatagacagatagacacactatactatagacagacagacacacatacacactatagacagacagacacactatagacatacaaactatagacagacagagacactatagacacagacatacacaatATAGATGGACTATAGACAGAGAgactatagatacactatagacagacacactatagacagacagacagacagacagactatagacacactatagacagacagacagatagactatAGACAGATagactatagacagactatagacagacacactatagacacactatagacagactatagacacactatagacagactatagacacactatagacagactatagacacactatagacagacagactatagacacactatagacacactatagacagacagactatagacagacagactatagacacactacagacagactatagacacactacagacagactatagacacactatagacagactatagacacactatagacatactgacagacacactatagacagactatagacagacagactatagacacactacagacagactagacagactatagacacactatagacacactatagacatactgacagacagactatagacatactgacagacagactatagacacactatagacagactatagacacactatagacagactatagacacactatagacagactatagacacactacagacagactatagacacactatagacacactatagacacactatagacagactgacagacagactatagacacactatagacatactgacagacagactatagacacactatagacagactatagacacactatagacagactatagacactactgCTTTAGCTTCACAGAAGACAGATCCTTCAAGCGTCCGCTTCCAAATGGCCTTTTACTTCctttaacacctttatttattgTGGCAGGTAACAAACACCTGGATGACTTCTATATGATTTCAACCACTGCTATAGCATCTCAGCTCACACCACACAAGTGCTTAATTGACCTGTATTTAATTGTTGTAAATATAAATGTAGTATTTTTTTGCAGAAAGGTACCCTGGCTACTCTGGGGTTGTACACTAAAGACTGGTCATGTAGATACGTGTGCATATGTATTCTGTACAGTTATAAAGATTTTAAGGGGTGGTGCGGGGGGGACAGTTTGAGCACTAAAAA
This window contains:
- the LOC115134994 gene encoding mitogen-activated protein kinase kinase kinase kinase 3-like isoform X4, with protein sequence MNSSVDLSRRNPQEDFELIQRIGSGTYGDVYKARNVNTGELAAIKVIKLEPGEDFEVVQQEIIVMKDCKHSNIVAYFGSYLRRDKLWISMEYCGGGSLQDIYHVTGPLSESQIAYMSRETLQGLYYLHNKGKMHRDIKGANILLTDNGYVKLADFGVSAQITATLAKRKSFIGTPYWMAPEVAAVERKGGYNQLCDIWAVGITAIELAELQPPMFDLHPMRALFLMTKSNFQPPKLKDKGKWGNNFHHFVKLSLTKNPKKRPTAEKLLQHPFVSQPLSRTLAIELLDKANNPDHTTYNDFDDDDPEPESPVSVPHRIRSTSRSTREGKTLSEITFGQVKFDPPLRKETEPHHELDLQRDYGQESPSLVGGNKSLLKSVEEELKQSKHSTIMRPKVPPPLPPKPKSICPPQESPSQGEDDVGGGGTIKRCPVPESPARPASNVPPRPPPPRLPPHRRSSLGNESTQSQAGSEPEGNDAGSFRHFWEWLHAPHTEEELEDVLEEEEEESNGLSSHQNGEKDSAAERQSTMPPSVPIRKDKKDIPKPISNGLPPTPKVHMGACFSKVFNGCPLKIHCATSWINPDTRDQYLIFGAEEGIYTLNLNELHETSMEQLFPRRCTWLYVMNNCLLSISGKASQLYSHNVAGLFEHARQMQKLPMAIPTHKLPDKMIPRKFAVSNKIPDTKGCQKCCVVRNPYSGHKYLCGAFQSSVVLLEWVEPMQKFMLIKNIDFPLPCPLEVFEMLVVPEQQYPLICVAVSKGTELSQVVRFGTVNPNSTSSWFTEADTPQTCVIHVTQLERDTILVCLDRCIKIVNLQGRLKSSRKLSSELTFNFQIEAIVCLQDSVLAFWRHGMQGRSFKTNEITQEISDNTRIFRLLGSDRNSQHDSSGQEGAASLPRYTHFSLGHTRSRLAYRLSDLWMSPVGTLVFILPV
- the LOC115134994 gene encoding mitogen-activated protein kinase kinase kinase kinase 3-like isoform X8 yields the protein MNSSVDLSRRNPQEDFELIQRIGSGTYGDVYKARNVNTGELAAIKVIKLEPGEDFEVVQQEIIVMKDCKHSNIVAYFGSYLRRDKLWISMEYCGGGSLQDIYHVTGPLSESQIAYMSRETLQGLYYLHNKGKMHRDIKGANILLTDNGYVKLADFGVSAQITATLAKRKSFIGTPYWMAPEVAAVERKGGYNQLCDIWAVGITAIELAELQPPMFDLHPMRALFLMTKSNFQPPKLKDKGKWGNNFHHFVKLSLTKNPKKRPTAEKLLQHPFVSQPLSRTLAIELLDKANNPDHTTYNDFDDDDPEPESPVSVPHRIRSTSRSTREGKTLSEITFGQVKFDPPLRKETEPHHELPDSDPFLDCAEELYYTARSNLDLQRDYGQESPSLVGGNKSLLKSVEEELKQSKHSTIMRPKVPPPLPPKPKSICPPQESPSQGEDDVGGGGTIKRCPVPESPARPASNVPPRPPPPRLPPHRRSSLGNGLSSHQNGEKDSAAERQSTMPPSVPIRKDKKDIPKPISNGLPPTPKVHMGACFSKVFNGCPLKIHCATSWINPDTRDQYLIFGAEEGIYTLNLNELHETSMEQLFPRRCTWLYVMNNCLLSISGKASQLYSHNVAGLFEHARQMQKLPMAIPTHKLPDKMIPRKFAVSNKIPDTKGCQKCCVVRNPYSGHKYLCGAFQSSVVLLEWVEPMQKFMLIKNIDFPLPCPLEVFEMLVVPEQQYPLICVAVSKGTELSQVVRFGTVNPNSTSSWFTEADTPQTCVIHVTQLERDTILVCLDRCIKIVNLQGRLKSSRKLSSELTFNFQIEAIVCLQDSVLAFWRHGMQGRSFKTNEITQEISDNTRIFRLLGSDRVVVLESRPTDNPTAPSNLYILAGHENSY
- the LOC115134994 gene encoding mitogen-activated protein kinase kinase kinase kinase 3-like isoform X7, whose translation is MNSSVDLSRRNPQEDFELIQRIGSGTYGDVYKARNVNTGELAAIKVIKLEPGEDFEVVQQEIIVMKDCKHSNIVAYFGSYLRRDKLWISMEYCGGGSLQDIYHVTGPLSESQIAYMSRETLQGLYYLHNKGKMHRDIKGANILLTDNGYVKLADFGVSAQITATLAKRKSFIGTPYWMAPEVAAVERKGGYNQLCDIWAVGITAIELAELQPPMFDLHPMRALFLMTKSNFQPPKLKDKGKWGNNFHHFVKLSLTKNPKKRPTAEKLLQHPFVSQPLSRTLAIELLDKANNPDHTTYNDFDDDDPEPESPVSVPHRIRSTSRSTREGKTLSEITFGQVKFDPPLRKETEPHHELPDSDPFLDCAEELYYTARSNLDLQRDYGQESPSLVGGNKSLLKSVEEELKQSKHSTIMRPKVPPPLPPKPKSICPPQESPSQGEDDVGGGGTIKRCPVPESPARPASNVPPRPPPPRLPPHRRSSLGNGLSSHQNGEKDSAAERQSTMPPSVPIRKDKKDIPKPISNGLPPTPKVHMGACFSKVFNGCPLKIHCATSWINPDTRDQYLIFGAEEGIYTLNLNELHETSMEQLFPRRCTWLYVMNNCLLSISGKASQLYSHNVAGLFEHARQMQKLPMAIPTHKLPDKMIPRKFAVSNKIPDTKGCQKCCVVRNPYSGHKYLCGAFQSSVVLLEWVEPMQKFMLIKNIDFPLPCPLEVFEMLVVPEQQYPLICVAVSKGTELSQVVRFGTVNPNSTSSWFTEADTPQTCVIHVTQLERDTILVCLDRCIKIVNLQGRLKSSRKLSSELTFNFQIEAIVCLQDSVLAFWRHGMQGRSFKTNEITQEISDNTRIFRLLGSDRNSQHDSSGQEGAASLPRYTHFSLGHTRSRLAYRLSDLWMSPVGTLVFILPV
- the LOC115134994 gene encoding mitogen-activated protein kinase kinase kinase kinase 3-like isoform X9 yields the protein MNSSVDLSRRNPQEDFELIQRIGSGTYGDVYKARNVNTGELAAIKVIKLEPGEDFEVVQQEIIVMKDCKHSNIVAYFGSYLRRDKLWISMEYCGGGSLQDIYHVTGPLSESQIAYMSRETLQGLYYLHNKGKMHRDIKGANILLTDNGYVKLADFGVSAQITATLAKRKSFIGTPYWMAPEVAAVERKGGYNQLCDIWAVGITAIELAELQPPMFDLHPMRALFLMTKSNFQPPKLKDKGKWGNNFHHFVKLSLTKNPKKRPTAEKLLQHPFVSQPLSRTLAIELLDKANNPDHTTYNDFDDDDPEPESPVSVPHRIRSTSRSTREGKTLSEITFGQVKFDPPLRKETEPHHELDLQRDYGQESPSLVGGNKSLLKSVEEELKQSKHSTIMRPKVPPPLPPKPKSICPPQESPSQGEDDVGGGGTIKRCPVPESPARPASNVPPRPPPPRLPPHRRSSLGNGLSSHQNGEKDSAAERQSTMPPSVPIRKDKKDIPKPISNGLPPTPKVHMGACFSKVFNGCPLKIHCATSWINPDTRDQYLIFGAEEGIYTLNLNELHETSMEQLFPRRCTWLYVMNNCLLSISGKASQLYSHNVAGLFEHARQMQKLPMAIPTHKLPDKMIPRKFAVSNKIPDTKGCQKCCVVRNPYSGHKYLCGAFQSSVVLLEWVEPMQKFMLIKNIDFPLPCPLEVFEMLVVPEQQYPLICVAVSKGTELSQVVRFGTVNPNSTSSWFTEADTPQTCVIHVTQLERDTILVCLDRCIKIVNLQGRLKSSRKLSSELTFNFQIEAIVCLQDSVLAFWRHGMQGRSFKTNEITQEISDNTRIFRLLGSDRVVVLESRPTDNPTAPSNLYILAGHENSY